The proteins below are encoded in one region of Geothermobacter hydrogeniphilus:
- a CDS encoding putative bifunctional diguanylate cyclase/phosphodiesterase: MGERGFIINAASGGNGWRCADRFVQRVLWPLMLLASVGALLVWDEQVWLFALVAGGLLLFPAVTSSSRVGEKDSETHDAADDLQRYRLVVESAIDVFFQTDEKARWTYLNPAWEHVTGRRRDETLGEELLDSVYADDRDRARALIAPLLAGEEPFAQCELRLKTLAESYRWVELVVRPFGRIDHGISGLTGTIRNITAKRLAEEALRENEERYRRIFLNIQDVYFEASMGGILIEISPSVEHLLGYRRDQLVGRLFSTISAEQGRMAEIREKLLESPQLKDFELQLRRSSGETIACSINISLICDAGGKPLKLVGSIRDITERKRAEEEIRKLAYHDILTGLPNRSLFYDRLDQALAQASRHDHPLSLLFLDLDRFKDVNDTLGHDAGDRLLQAVAERLRACVRQSDTVARLGGDEFVVLLTSVKTERDGVIVAEKILELLAEPVSLDGKTVFTSTSIGVVMYPHDGRNAETLLKHADMAMYAAKEKGRNNFQFFSEEMNRNAYDRHMLEHRLREAIEQEHFQVYYQPQWDMQTRSLIGLEALVRWIDPEEGMISPARFIPVAEETGLIRPLGEWVLRSACAQVQAWHEEGYPQVRVGVNISGRQFRQPDLVAMIDRILAETGLPAEFLELELTESYLMEDAEATNRILAFLKVRGIDLAIDDFGTGYSSLNYLKNFPIDRIKIDQSFIRDVTGSRDDAAIVEAIIGMAQSLELDVIAEGVETAEQLKFLQSRGCQEMQGYFFARPMPVDEVSRYLAENRDRLRLPRRGDDRDYTALLGDFDHLSGALH; the protein is encoded by the coding sequence GTGGGAGAGCGCGGTTTCATCATCAATGCGGCATCCGGCGGCAACGGTTGGAGATGCGCAGACCGTTTTGTTCAGCGGGTGCTGTGGCCGCTGATGCTGCTGGCGTCGGTGGGTGCTCTGCTGGTCTGGGATGAACAGGTGTGGCTGTTTGCCCTGGTGGCAGGTGGGCTGCTTCTTTTTCCGGCGGTGACATCCTCTTCTCGCGTCGGGGAAAAGGACAGCGAAACGCATGATGCCGCCGATGATCTGCAGCGTTACCGGCTGGTGGTTGAATCGGCGATCGATGTTTTTTTTCAGACCGATGAAAAGGCGCGCTGGACCTACCTGAATCCGGCCTGGGAACACGTGACCGGGCGTCGACGGGATGAGACGCTCGGTGAGGAACTGCTTGATTCGGTTTACGCTGACGATCGGGACAGGGCACGGGCATTGATTGCCCCCCTGCTGGCGGGGGAAGAACCCTTTGCCCAATGTGAGCTGCGGCTGAAGACGCTGGCTGAGAGCTACCGCTGGGTGGAACTGGTGGTCCGTCCCTTCGGGCGTATTGATCATGGGATCTCCGGGTTGACGGGGACGATCCGCAACATTACCGCCAAACGTCTGGCCGAAGAAGCCCTGCGGGAAAATGAAGAGCGCTACCGGCGAATTTTTCTGAATATCCAGGATGTCTATTTCGAGGCCAGCATGGGAGGCATCCTGATCGAAATCAGTCCCTCGGTCGAGCATCTGCTCGGTTACCGTAGGGACCAGTTGGTCGGAAGGCTTTTTTCCACCATTTCGGCGGAACAGGGGAGGATGGCTGAAATTCGTGAGAAGCTGCTTGAGTCGCCGCAGTTGAAGGATTTCGAACTGCAGCTGCGGCGCAGCAGCGGAGAAACCATTGCCTGTTCGATCAACATCAGCCTGATCTGCGACGCGGGAGGAAAACCCCTCAAGCTGGTCGGTTCGATCCGCGATATTACTGAACGCAAGCGGGCCGAAGAGGAAATCCGCAAGCTGGCCTATCATGATATTCTGACCGGACTTCCGAACCGCAGCCTGTTTTATGACCGCCTTGACCAGGCTCTGGCGCAGGCCAGTCGGCATGACCATCCTCTTTCGCTGCTGTTTCTCGATCTTGATCGTTTCAAGGACGTGAACGACACTCTCGGTCATGATGCCGGTGATCGTCTGCTGCAGGCGGTCGCCGAGCGGTTGCGTGCCTGCGTGCGGCAGAGTGATACGGTCGCCAGGCTCGGCGGGGACGAGTTTGTCGTGCTGTTGACCTCGGTGAAAACCGAACGGGACGGGGTTATCGTCGCCGAAAAAATTCTCGAACTGCTGGCTGAGCCGGTGAGCCTTGACGGCAAGACGGTTTTTACGTCGACCAGCATCGGCGTGGTGATGTATCCGCATGATGGTCGCAATGCCGAGACGTTGCTCAAGCATGCCGACATGGCGATGTATGCCGCCAAGGAAAAGGGACGCAACAACTTCCAGTTTTTCTCGGAGGAGATGAACCGCAACGCCTATGACCGCCACATGCTGGAGCACAGGCTGCGCGAAGCCATCGAACAGGAACATTTCCAGGTCTATTACCAGCCGCAATGGGATATGCAGACCCGTTCTCTGATCGGCCTGGAGGCGCTGGTGCGCTGGATCGATCCGGAGGAGGGGATGATTTCTCCGGCACGGTTCATTCCGGTCGCCGAAGAGACCGGTCTGATCCGGCCGCTCGGCGAATGGGTGTTGCGCAGCGCCTGTGCCCAGGTTCAGGCCTGGCATGAGGAGGGTTACCCCCAGGTTCGGGTCGGGGTCAATATCTCCGGTCGGCAGTTCCGCCAGCCCGACCTGGTGGCGATGATTGACCGGATCCTGGCCGAAACGGGGCTGCCGGCGGAGTTCCTTGAGCTGGAATTGACCGAGAGTTACCTGATGGAAGATGCCGAGGCGACCAATCGTATTCTGGCCTTTCTCAAGGTGCGTGGTATCGATCTGGCGATTGATGATTTCGGTACCGGTTATTCCTCGCTTAATTATCTCAAGAATTTCCCCATCGACCGCATCAAGATCGATCAGTCTTTCATTCGCGACGTGACCGGGAGTCGGGATGATGCCGCCATTGTCGAGGCCATTATCGGCATGGCGCAGAGCCTGGAACTCGATGTCATTGCCGAGGGTGTGGAGACCGCCGAGCAATTGAAATTTCTGCAATCCCGCGGCTGCCAGGAGATGCAGGGGTATTTTTTCGCCCGGCCGATGCCGGTGGATGAAGTTTCCCGTTACCTGGCCGAAAATCGTGATCGCCTGCGCCTGCCCCGACGGGGAGACGATCGTGATTACACCGCTCTGCTCGGTGACTTCGACCATCTCTCCGGAGCCCTTCACTAG
- the recR gene encoding recombination mediator RecR encodes MLDSIPSFARLVAELAKFPGIGKKTATRLAFFLLRQPRAEAEALAGAILELKEKIGFCSRCFHITESDPCPICTDPGRDEGLLCVVEQPQDLIAIERSRSFRGRYHVLQGALSPLDGIGPEQLRFVELLQRLKGSAVRELLVATNFTVEGDATALYLAGQVRPLGIRVTRLAHGIPTGSDLEFVDDATVNRAVEGRRDL; translated from the coding sequence ATGCTAGACTCCATCCCGTCATTTGCCCGTCTGGTCGCCGAATTGGCCAAGTTTCCGGGTATCGGCAAGAAGACCGCAACCCGGTTAGCTTTCTTCCTGTTGCGGCAGCCGCGGGCGGAGGCGGAAGCCCTGGCAGGGGCCATCCTGGAACTGAAGGAAAAAATAGGGTTCTGCTCCCGTTGCTTCCATATCACCGAGTCTGATCCCTGTCCGATTTGTACCGACCCCGGCCGCGATGAGGGTCTGCTTTGTGTTGTTGAGCAGCCGCAGGATCTGATTGCCATCGAGCGCAGCCGCTCGTTTCGTGGCCGCTACCATGTGCTGCAGGGGGCCCTTTCTCCGCTGGATGGAATCGGTCCCGAGCAGCTGCGTTTTGTCGAACTGCTGCAGCGACTGAAAGGGAGCGCGGTTCGGGAACTGCTGGTAGCGACCAATTTTACCGTTGAGGGGGATGCCACGGCCCTTTACCTGGCCGGGCAGGTGCGTCCCCTGGGAATCAGGGTGACGCGGCTGGCTCATGGCATCCCCACCGGCAGTGACCTTGAATTTGTCGACGACGCAACAGTCAACCGGGCTGTCGAAGGTCGCAGGGACCTTTGA
- the dnaX gene encoding DNA polymerase III subunit gamma/tau, protein MSYLVLARKWRPQTFADLIGQEHVSQTLGNAIRTGRVHHAFLFTGARGVGKTSAARIFAKALNCEQGITAEPCNQCPSCLEISEGNGTDVLEIDGASNTGVDDIRELRENIRYLPSRSRFKIFIIDEVHMLSINAFNALLKTLEEPPDHAKFIFATTEPHKIPITILSRCQRFDFRKIPLPSVVSRLKEIVEVEKVEISERALTMVARRGEGSMRDALSTLDQVIAFCGDRAADEDVQGLLGLVDRRLLLDTVEALLQRDSRRLLEMVRRVDHLGYSYRQYGRDLVETLRSLVLCRVLDEPQELLDVTADELAELQALAAQAGLEDLQRIQGVLLKLESELAASPMPRLTLEMVLLRLAQLPPTEDVGQLLKRLAELEKRLSRGAVVPSAPAPRSAPSSTAAAESPPPPEPTPKKVEAPAAPNSGKGDWPGLVEFVKARRRPLIASILEQASPLQLAPPILEIGLPRGSFALGQLDDPELVEALTALAGDYFGTAVKLRVSSLAGDAAKARPSLEQARRQQESDRQRRLRADALDHPLIKSAQDIFGASVKDVRPIDKGFV, encoded by the coding sequence ATGTCCTACCTGGTACTGGCGCGCAAGTGGCGCCCTCAGACCTTCGCCGATCTGATCGGGCAGGAACATGTCAGCCAGACTCTCGGCAACGCCATCCGTACCGGTCGTGTCCATCACGCCTTTCTTTTCACCGGTGCCCGCGGGGTCGGCAAGACGTCCGCAGCCCGGATTTTCGCCAAGGCTCTCAACTGTGAGCAGGGGATAACGGCGGAACCCTGCAATCAGTGCCCTTCCTGTCTGGAGATCAGTGAAGGGAACGGCACCGATGTTCTCGAGATTGACGGCGCCTCGAACACCGGTGTCGACGATATACGTGAGTTGCGTGAAAATATCCGCTACCTGCCTTCACGTTCACGATTCAAAATCTTTATCATCGACGAAGTCCACATGCTCTCCATCAATGCCTTCAACGCCCTGTTGAAAACGTTGGAAGAGCCGCCGGATCATGCCAAGTTTATTTTTGCGACTACTGAGCCGCACAAGATTCCCATCACCATTCTGTCGCGTTGCCAGCGCTTCGATTTTCGCAAGATTCCTCTGCCGAGTGTCGTCTCGCGGTTGAAGGAAATCGTCGAAGTCGAGAAAGTGGAGATCAGCGAACGGGCACTGACCATGGTCGCCAGGCGCGGCGAGGGGAGCATGCGCGACGCGCTCTCCACCCTTGATCAGGTCATCGCCTTCTGCGGCGACAGGGCCGCGGATGAGGATGTTCAGGGTCTGCTGGGGCTGGTCGATCGGCGATTGCTGCTCGATACTGTCGAGGCTCTGCTGCAGCGTGACAGCCGTCGGCTGCTGGAGATGGTCCGGCGGGTCGACCATCTCGGCTATTCCTATCGACAGTATGGTCGGGATCTCGTCGAGACGCTTCGCTCGCTGGTTCTTTGCCGGGTTCTGGATGAGCCGCAGGAACTGCTTGATGTCACGGCCGATGAACTGGCTGAGCTCCAGGCGCTGGCGGCGCAGGCCGGCCTGGAGGATCTGCAGCGCATTCAGGGAGTGCTGCTCAAGCTGGAATCGGAGCTGGCGGCGTCGCCGATGCCGCGTCTGACTCTGGAAATGGTGTTGCTGCGCCTGGCGCAGTTGCCGCCCACGGAAGATGTCGGGCAATTGCTCAAACGCCTGGCTGAACTTGAAAAACGCCTTTCCCGGGGAGCTGTCGTGCCGTCCGCGCCTGCACCGCGTTCTGCTCCGTCTTCGACCGCTGCCGCAGAATCGCCCCCGCCGCCGGAGCCGACGCCAAAAAAGGTTGAGGCCCCGGCTGCCCCGAACTCCGGAAAGGGGGACTGGCCGGGGCTGGTCGAATTTGTCAAGGCCCGCCGTCGGCCGCTGATTGCATCCATTCTCGAACAGGCCAGCCCCCTGCAGCTCGCTCCCCCGATTCTTGAAATTGGTTTGCCGCGGGGCTCCTTCGCCCTGGGGCAGTTGGATGATCCGGAGCTTGTCGAGGCACTGACGGCACTTGCCGGAGACTATTTCGGGACCGCTGTCAAGTTGCGTGTCTCGTCGCTTGCGGGTGACGCCGCCAAGGCCCGGCCATCCCTGGAGCAGGCGCGTCGTCAGCAGGAAAGTGACCGTCAGCGGCGTTTGCGGGCAGATGCCCTGGACCATCCCCTGATCAAGTCGGCGCAGGATATCTTCGGCGCCAGTGTCAAGGATGTGAGACCTATTGACAAAGGGTTTGTCTGA
- a CDS encoding YbaB/EbfC family nucleoid-associated protein has translation MAKGLGNIMKQAQLMQQKMARLQEELAGREVEASAGGGMVSAVVNGKQQLLSISIDPGVVDSDDVEMLQDLVVAAVNEAIKKSQEMMQQEMGKITGGMNIPGLF, from the coding sequence ATGGCAAAAGGATTGGGTAATATCATGAAGCAGGCGCAGCTGATGCAGCAGAAAATGGCGCGCCTTCAGGAAGAGCTGGCCGGACGTGAAGTCGAGGCCTCGGCCGGTGGCGGAATGGTGTCGGCGGTGGTCAACGGCAAACAGCAACTGCTGTCGATCAGTATTGATCCGGGGGTGGTTGACAGCGACGATGTGGAAATGCTTCAGGATCTGGTGGTCGCCGCGGTCAATGAGGCCATCAAGAAGAGCCAGGAGATGATGCAGCAGGAAATGGGCAAGATTACCGGTGGCATGAATATCCCGGGACTGTTCTGA